A genomic segment from Acuticoccus sediminis encodes:
- the atpD gene encoding F0F1 ATP synthase subunit beta: protein MAEATGQVTQVMGAVVDVKFTHHLPAILNSLETDNNGQRLVLEVAQHLGENMVRCIAMDATEGLARGNPVSDTGNPIEMPVGDGTLGRIMNVIGEPIDEAGPIPHTETRPIHAPAPSYTDQSTEAEILVTGIKVVDLLAPYARGGKIGLFGGAGVGKTVLIQELINNVAKAHGGYSVFAGVGERTREGNDLYHEMIESGVNKPGGGEGSKCALVYGQMNEPPGARARVALSGLTIAENFRDQGQDVLFFVDNIFRFTQAGSEVSALLGRIPSAVGYQPTLATDMGGLQERITTTTKGSITSVQAIYVPADDLTDPAPATSFAHLDATTTLNRSIAEKGIYPAVDPLDSTSRMLSAQILGEEHYTVARRVQETLQRYKSLQDIIAILGMDELSEEDKLTVARARKIERFFSQPFHVAEVFTGKPGVFVELADTIKGFKGLVNGDYDDLPEQAFYMVGTIDEAIEKAQELAEAA from the coding sequence ATGGCAGAAGCTACCGGACAAGTTACGCAGGTCATGGGCGCCGTCGTGGACGTCAAGTTCACGCACCATCTCCCCGCGATCCTGAACTCGCTCGAGACCGACAATAACGGTCAGCGCCTCGTGCTCGAGGTGGCTCAGCACCTCGGCGAGAACATGGTGCGCTGTATCGCGATGGACGCGACCGAGGGCCTGGCGCGCGGCAATCCCGTGAGCGACACCGGCAACCCGATCGAGATGCCCGTCGGCGACGGCACGCTCGGCCGCATCATGAACGTCATCGGCGAGCCGATCGACGAGGCCGGCCCGATCCCGCACACCGAGACCCGCCCGATCCACGCCCCGGCTCCGTCCTACACGGACCAGTCGACCGAGGCGGAGATCCTGGTCACGGGCATCAAGGTAGTCGACCTGCTCGCCCCGTACGCTCGTGGCGGCAAGATCGGCCTCTTCGGCGGCGCCGGCGTGGGCAAGACCGTGCTCATCCAGGAGCTCATCAACAACGTCGCCAAGGCGCACGGCGGTTACTCCGTGTTCGCCGGCGTCGGTGAGCGTACCCGCGAGGGCAACGACCTCTACCACGAGATGATCGAGTCGGGCGTGAACAAGCCCGGCGGCGGCGAGGGCTCCAAGTGCGCCCTGGTCTACGGCCAGATGAACGAGCCCCCGGGCGCCCGTGCCCGCGTCGCGCTCTCCGGCCTGACGATCGCGGAGAACTTCCGTGACCAGGGCCAGGACGTGCTCTTCTTCGTGGACAACATCTTCCGCTTCACGCAGGCGGGCTCCGAGGTGTCGGCGCTTCTCGGCCGCATCCCCTCGGCGGTGGGCTATCAGCCGACGCTCGCCACCGACATGGGTGGCCTGCAGGAGCGCATCACCACCACGACCAAGGGTTCGATCACCTCGGTGCAGGCCATCTACGTGCCGGCCGACGACCTGACCGACCCGGCGCCGGCGACGTCGTTCGCGCACCTTGACGCGACGACCACGCTGAACCGCTCGATCGCGGAAAAGGGCATCTACCCGGCGGTGGATCCGCTCGACTCCACGTCGCGCATGCTCTCCGCCCAGATCCTGGGTGAGGAGCACTACACCGTCGCCCGCCGCGTGCAGGAGACGCTGCAGCGCTACAAGTCGCTGCAGGACATCATCGCGATCCTGGGCATGGACGAGCTCTCGGAAGAGGACAAGCTCACCGTCGCCCGCGCCCGCAAGATCGAGCGCTTCTTCAGCCAGCCGTTCCACGTCGCCGAGGTGTTCACCGGCAAGCCGGGCGTGTTCGTCGAGCTGGCCGACACCATCAAGGGCTTCAAGGGCCTGGTGAACGGCGACTACGACGACCTCCCGGAGCAGGCCTTCTACATGGTCGGCACCATCGACGAGGCGATCGAGAAGGCGCAGGAACTCGCCGAAGCCGCGTAA
- the atpC gene encoding ATP synthase F1 subunit epsilon: MATFPFEIVSPERLLFSGEVEAVKLPGSEGEFQVMAGHAPLLALLGPGIMEIAGGEGNGERLFIDGGFCDMNGVTCTVLAEAATPIEQLSPEYMKEMIEAAHKQAAEMEPADHDEALRRIAVLHLVHSQL, encoded by the coding sequence ATGGCCACCTTCCCCTTCGAGATCGTCTCCCCCGAGCGGCTCCTCTTCTCCGGCGAGGTCGAGGCGGTGAAGCTCCCCGGCTCCGAGGGTGAGTTTCAGGTCATGGCCGGCCATGCGCCGCTGCTCGCCCTGCTCGGCCCCGGAATCATGGAAATCGCCGGCGGCGAGGGGAACGGCGAGCGCCTCTTCATCGATGGCGGCTTCTGCGACATGAACGGCGTGACCTGCACCGTGCTCGCCGAGGCGGCGACCCCGATCGAGCAGCTGTCTCCCGAGTACATGAAGGAAATGATCGAAGCCGCGCACAAGCAGGCGGCCGAGATGGAGCCCGCGGACCACGACGAGGCGCTGCGCCGCATCGCCGTCCTCCACCTGGTGCACTCCCAGCTGTAA
- a CDS encoding B12-binding domain-containing radical SAM protein, whose translation MPLTDTASTLAPPRARPAPNVLMVYPEFDGNSFWAMKSAMPLMGKRSLMPPLGLLTVAALLPDDWRIRLIDNNIDPVADADIAAADLVMISGMMPQRASMLDMIERAHRLGRPIAVGGPDVMSSPELYDDAEYVVTGEGESVVSTLVEAWHSGEARARIDAEKFTADVTTSPVPRFDLIRADDYMQMAVQYSRGCPFTCEFCDIIELFGRRPRTKTSAQMLAELDRIYALGHRGSVNFVDDNLIGNKKAVKAFLPDLIAWQRARKYPFDFYTEASLNLSDDPELMTMMARAGFMSVFIGIESPDPDLLEAMRKKQNMRRDIVESIDKVYAHGIQVIAGFIVGFDGEKEGTGDTVADLIDSTAIPVSICGLLFALPGTQLSRRLEAEGRLHDLHHSHWVEQKMADQCSQGLNFDTDRPRVDVLRDYRTVIARSYTPENFHRRVRSLIDRMGFEHIKVDLRRHKHWSHQARMMMRVCWALGVRAPRGKRQFWGTLRHAMKNGNPHAFEPFFMSLIPYAHLEPFSHEVLRVIDERIANVDAEDRRPAPARMPAPQLEAAAI comes from the coding sequence GTGCCCTTGACCGACACCGCGTCCACCCTGGCCCCGCCGCGTGCGCGACCTGCACCCAACGTCCTGATGGTCTACCCCGAGTTCGACGGCAACTCGTTCTGGGCGATGAAGAGCGCCATGCCGTTGATGGGCAAACGCTCGCTCATGCCGCCGCTCGGCCTGCTGACGGTCGCCGCCCTCCTCCCGGACGACTGGCGGATCCGCCTGATCGACAACAACATCGACCCCGTCGCCGACGCTGACATCGCCGCCGCCGACCTCGTCATGATCAGCGGGATGATGCCGCAGCGCGCCAGCATGCTGGACATGATCGAGCGGGCGCACCGGCTCGGCCGGCCCATCGCCGTCGGCGGCCCGGACGTCATGTCCAGTCCCGAGCTCTACGACGACGCGGAGTATGTCGTGACCGGCGAGGGCGAGAGTGTCGTGTCGACGTTGGTCGAGGCGTGGCATTCCGGCGAGGCGCGCGCACGCATCGACGCCGAGAAGTTCACCGCGGACGTCACCACCTCCCCGGTCCCGCGGTTCGACCTGATCCGCGCCGACGACTACATGCAGATGGCCGTGCAGTACTCGCGCGGTTGCCCCTTCACGTGCGAGTTCTGCGACATCATCGAGCTGTTCGGCCGCCGGCCGCGTACCAAGACGAGCGCGCAGATGCTGGCCGAGCTGGACCGGATCTACGCGCTGGGCCACCGCGGCTCGGTCAATTTCGTCGACGACAACCTGATCGGCAACAAGAAGGCGGTGAAGGCGTTCCTGCCGGACCTGATCGCCTGGCAGCGGGCCCGCAAGTACCCGTTCGACTTCTACACCGAGGCCTCGCTCAACCTGTCCGACGATCCCGAGCTGATGACCATGATGGCCCGCGCCGGGTTCATGTCGGTCTTCATCGGCATCGAGTCGCCGGATCCGGATCTGCTGGAGGCCATGCGCAAGAAGCAGAACATGCGGCGCGACATCGTCGAGAGCATCGACAAGGTCTACGCCCACGGGATTCAGGTGATCGCGGGCTTCATCGTCGGCTTCGACGGCGAGAAGGAGGGAACCGGGGACACGGTCGCCGACCTCATCGACAGCACGGCCATCCCGGTCTCGATCTGCGGCCTCCTGTTCGCGCTGCCCGGTACCCAGCTCAGCCGCAGGCTCGAGGCCGAGGGGCGGCTCCACGACCTGCACCACAGCCACTGGGTCGAGCAGAAGATGGCCGACCAGTGCTCGCAGGGGCTCAACTTCGATACCGACCGGCCGCGCGTCGACGTCCTGCGCGACTACCGCACGGTGATCGCACGCTCGTACACGCCGGAGAACTTCCACCGCCGGGTCCGCTCCCTCATCGACCGGATGGGGTTCGAGCACATCAAGGTGGACCTCAGACGGCACAAGCACTGGTCGCATCAGGCCCGGATGATGATGCGCGTGTGCTGGGCGCTCGGCGTCCGGGCGCCCCGCGGCAAGCGCCAGTTCTGGGGCACGCTGCGCCACGCGATGAAGAACGGCAACCCGCACGCGTTCGAGCCGTTCTTCATGTCACTGATCCCCTATGCGCACCTCGAGCCTTTCTCGCACGAGGTCCTGAGGGTCATCGACGAGCGGATCGCCAACGTCGACGCGGAGGACCGCAGGCCCGCCCCGGCCCGCATGCCCGCCCCGCAGCTCGAGGCCGCCGCCATCTGA
- the ahcY gene encoding adenosylhomocysteinase, with amino-acid sequence MAIAETAPATDYIVKDIGLADYGRTEIDIAEVEMPGLMAVREENRAAQPLKGARIAGSLHMTIQTAVLIETLVALGADVRWASCNIYSTQDHAAAAIAASGTPVFAIKGETLEEYWDYADKILDWGNGETCNMILDDGGDATLLVMLGTQAETDPSVIANPKNEEEEFLFKTIKARLAKDPTFYSRCKASIKGVSEETTTGVLRLYQMEKRGELAFPAINVNDSVTKSKFDNKYGCRESLVDAIRRGTDVMMAGKVAIVCGYGDVGKGSAASLAGAGARVLVTEIDPICALQAAMDGFEVVTMEDAAPRADIVVTATGNKDVLTVDHMRALKDMAIVCNIGHFDNEIQVAGLKNMKWKNVKPQVDLIEFPDGKRMILLSEGRLVNLGNATGHPSFVMSASFSNQTLAQIELWNNGGSYENKVYVLPKHLDEKVAELHLAKLGAKLTKLSSEQAAYIGVGAEGPFKSDQYRY; translated from the coding sequence ATGGCCATTGCAGAGACCGCTCCCGCCACCGATTACATCGTCAAGGATATCGGCCTCGCCGACTACGGCCGCACCGAGATCGATATCGCCGAGGTCGAGATGCCTGGCCTCATGGCCGTGCGCGAGGAGAACCGCGCCGCGCAGCCGCTGAAGGGCGCCCGCATCGCCGGCTCGCTCCACATGACCATCCAGACCGCCGTGCTGATCGAGACGCTGGTCGCCCTCGGCGCGGACGTGCGCTGGGCCTCCTGCAACATCTACTCGACGCAGGACCACGCCGCCGCCGCCATCGCCGCGTCCGGTACCCCCGTCTTCGCCATCAAGGGCGAGACGCTGGAGGAGTACTGGGACTACGCCGACAAGATCCTCGACTGGGGCAACGGCGAGACCTGCAACATGATCCTGGACGACGGCGGCGACGCCACGCTCCTCGTCATGCTGGGCACCCAGGCCGAGACCGACCCGTCGGTCATCGCCAACCCGAAGAACGAGGAGGAAGAGTTCCTCTTCAAGACCATCAAGGCGCGCCTCGCCAAGGATCCGACCTTCTACTCGCGCTGCAAGGCGAGCATCAAAGGCGTCTCCGAGGAGACGACGACCGGCGTGCTGCGCCTCTACCAGATGGAGAAGCGCGGCGAGCTCGCCTTCCCGGCGATCAACGTCAACGACTCGGTGACGAAGTCGAAGTTCGACAACAAGTACGGCTGCCGTGAGTCGCTCGTCGACGCCATCCGCCGCGGCACCGATGTCATGATGGCCGGCAAGGTCGCCATCGTCTGCGGCTACGGTGACGTCGGCAAGGGCTCGGCGGCGTCGCTCGCCGGTGCCGGCGCGCGCGTCCTCGTGACCGAGATCGACCCGATCTGCGCCCTGCAGGCCGCGATGGACGGCTTCGAGGTCGTCACCATGGAAGACGCCGCACCGCGCGCCGACATCGTCGTCACCGCGACCGGCAACAAGGACGTCCTCACGGTCGACCACATGCGCGCCCTGAAGGACATGGCGATCGTCTGCAACATCGGCCACTTCGACAACGAGATTCAGGTCGCCGGCCTGAAGAACATGAAGTGGAAGAACGTGAAGCCGCAGGTGGACCTCATCGAGTTCCCCGATGGCAAGCGGATGATCCTCCTCTCCGAAGGCCGCCTCGTGAACCTCGGCAACGCGACCGGGCACCCCTCGTTCGTGATGTCCGCCTCGTTCTCGAACCAGACGCTGGCCCAGATCGAGCTCTGGAACAACGGCGGCAGCTACGAGAACAAGGTGTACGTGCTGCCCAAGCACCTCGACGAGAAGGTGGCGGAGCTGCACCTTGCGAAGCTGGGCGCCAAGCTGACGAAGCTGTCCTCCGAGCAGGCCGCCTACATCGGCGTCGGTGCCGAAGGCCCGTTCAAGTCCGACCAATACCGCTACTGA
- a CDS encoding pyridoxal phosphate-dependent aminotransferase: MIPLTPLAASLPSTVPFVGPEAQERARGAPFRARLGANENAFGTSPRAIEAMARAAAEAWQYGDPENFDLKSAIAEHYGVPAARIGVGEGIDGLLQVITRLFVTDGTPVVTSAGAYPTFNYHVNGFGGRLVTVPYRDDREDIDALLDAARREKAALIYLANPDNPMGTWHDADALRRLIEDIPEHAVLLLDEAYVEFAPAAAQLAMSVEHPRLIRLRTFSKAYGLAGMRVGYAVTTPEMASAFDKVRNHFGVNRVAQAGALAALQDHKFFRRMLADVHAAKVRIGAIAAAHGMTALPSATNFVALDTGFDGTVARALVAALSARGVFVRMPFVAPQDRCIRVAAGPDELLDVLDAELGAALAEATSVVAVAG, from the coding sequence ATGATCCCACTCACGCCTCTGGCGGCCTCGCTGCCGTCCACGGTCCCCTTCGTCGGTCCCGAAGCGCAGGAGCGGGCGCGCGGCGCCCCCTTCCGGGCGCGGCTCGGGGCCAACGAGAACGCGTTCGGCACCTCGCCGCGTGCGATCGAGGCGATGGCCCGTGCCGCCGCCGAGGCGTGGCAATACGGCGATCCGGAGAACTTCGACCTGAAGTCCGCGATCGCCGAGCACTATGGTGTCCCCGCCGCCCGCATCGGTGTCGGCGAGGGCATCGACGGCCTCCTGCAGGTCATCACGCGCCTCTTCGTGACCGACGGGACCCCCGTCGTCACGTCGGCCGGCGCCTACCCGACCTTCAACTACCATGTGAACGGTTTTGGCGGCCGCCTCGTCACCGTCCCCTACCGTGACGACCGCGAGGACATCGACGCGCTGCTCGACGCCGCGCGCCGCGAGAAGGCCGCGCTGATCTACCTCGCCAACCCTGACAACCCGATGGGGACCTGGCACGACGCCGACGCGCTGCGCCGGCTGATCGAGGACATTCCCGAGCACGCCGTCCTCCTCCTGGACGAAGCCTACGTCGAGTTCGCGCCCGCCGCGGCGCAGCTCGCGATGAGCGTCGAGCATCCGCGCCTCATCCGTCTGCGCACCTTCTCCAAGGCATACGGGCTCGCGGGGATGCGGGTCGGCTACGCGGTGACCACGCCGGAGATGGCGAGCGCGTTCGACAAGGTCCGCAACCACTTCGGCGTCAACCGCGTCGCCCAGGCGGGCGCGCTGGCGGCGCTGCAGGACCACAAGTTCTTCCGGCGGATGCTGGCGGACGTCCACGCCGCGAAGGTCCGCATCGGCGCCATCGCCGCCGCCCATGGCATGACCGCGCTGCCGAGCGCGACGAACTTCGTGGCGCTGGACACCGGATTCGACGGGACGGTCGCCCGGGCCCTGGTCGCGGCGCTCTCCGCCCGCGGCGTCTTCGTGCGCATGCCGTTCGTGGCGCCGCAGGACCGCTGCATCCGTGTCGCGGCGGGACCCGACGAACTGCTCGACGTGCTGGACGCCGAACTGGGCGCGGCGCTCGCCGAAGCGACCAGCGTCGTCGCGGTCGCCGGCTAG
- a CDS encoding calcium-binding protein: MAFRIGRGIFDSLEGSASDDIVLGLGGDDIVIGGFGSDWLDGGDGDDIVVTGAIVSGSLLGGAVFEDTDNDVAFGGAGDDVIISVGGADYIDAGEGGETDGDLVAVNRSGNTAALRAFGIDSALAPSPTPVFEGQFVVLNDGTAVTNAEHLRLRGTTMSDTILLANMTSLEETEIFANGGNDVVTTGDSVDSLYGEGGDDLLSAGAGADSVEGGTGNDTILAGAGGDYALGGAGNDLIMGGDGDDAIYGNAGDDTVIGGAGNDTLGGAEPYAGTRAFDTDTYVGGEGADLFSLMFGAINEDVIADFDRREGDSIEIGFNIDIGRDDVEIELVDRRAGTFNVTVEGEGTHTFTAVGALVSDVALLVF; this comes from the coding sequence ATGGCCTTCAGGATTGGTAGAGGCATTTTCGACTCGCTCGAGGGCTCGGCCTCCGACGACATCGTGCTGGGCCTCGGCGGCGACGACATCGTCATCGGCGGCTTTGGCTCCGACTGGCTCGACGGCGGGGACGGGGACGACATCGTCGTCACCGGCGCGATCGTTTCCGGCTCGCTCCTCGGCGGCGCGGTGTTCGAGGACACCGACAACGACGTGGCCTTCGGCGGCGCCGGCGACGACGTGATCATCTCGGTCGGCGGGGCCGACTACATAGACGCGGGCGAGGGCGGCGAGACGGACGGCGACCTCGTCGCCGTCAACCGGTCCGGGAACACCGCCGCGCTTCGGGCGTTCGGCATCGACAGCGCGCTCGCCCCGTCTCCGACTCCGGTGTTCGAGGGCCAGTTCGTCGTGCTGAACGACGGGACGGCGGTCACCAACGCGGAGCATCTGCGGCTGCGCGGGACGACGATGTCCGACACCATTCTCCTCGCCAACATGACGAGCCTCGAGGAGACCGAGATCTTCGCCAACGGCGGAAACGATGTCGTCACCACGGGCGACAGCGTCGACTCGCTCTACGGCGAGGGCGGAGACGACCTCCTCTCCGCCGGAGCGGGCGCCGACAGCGTCGAGGGCGGGACGGGGAACGACACGATCCTCGCCGGGGCGGGCGGCGACTACGCCCTCGGCGGCGCGGGCAACGACCTCATCATGGGCGGCGACGGCGACGATGCCATCTACGGCAACGCGGGCGACGACACCGTGATCGGCGGCGCCGGCAACGATACCCTCGGCGGCGCCGAGCCGTACGCCGGGACCCGGGCGTTCGACACCGACACATATGTCGGCGGCGAGGGAGCGGACCTCTTCTCCCTCATGTTCGGCGCCATCAACGAGGACGTCATCGCCGACTTCGACCGCCGCGAGGGCGACAGCATCGAGATCGGCTTCAACATCGACATCGGCCGGGACGACGTCGAGATCGAGCTGGTCGACCGGCGCGCGGGCACCTTCAACGTCACCGTCGAGGGGGAGGGGACGCACACCTTCACCGCCGTCGGCGCCCTCGTCTCCGACGTGGCGCTCCTCGTCTTCTGA
- a CDS encoding MFS transporter: MTADDVLDSRYSWVRLLLTLAVAAVGNVGIWAVVVIMPALQAEFAIDRADASLPYTMTMIGFAFGNVVVGRIVDRFGITVALLVATGFLGIGYAATAIASHVLLVYALHILIGIGTGACFGPLLADISHWFSKRRGIAVALVASGNYIAGAFWPMVLSGILSASGWRGVYGALAIIVVVTLVPLGLALRRRVPAATMAHSDALSAARRRSVDLSLVTLRNLLAVAGIGCCVAMSMPQVHMVSLAVDLGCAPVVGAQILSVMLIGGVISRIIFGAVADTLGGVRTLLIGSTLQCFALALYLPFDGVVSGLFVVSFVFGLSQGGIVPSYAVIVREYFPAREAGTMIGFILMATIFGMALGGWMSGYIRDVAGSYDMAFLNGIAFNVLNMVIMLLILSKTRTPRQRAVGMPAPVQVP, from the coding sequence ATGACCGCCGACGACGTCCTCGACAGCCGCTATTCCTGGGTGCGGCTCCTTCTCACGCTCGCGGTGGCGGCGGTCGGCAACGTCGGCATCTGGGCGGTCGTCGTGATCATGCCCGCGCTTCAGGCCGAGTTCGCCATCGACCGCGCCGACGCCTCGCTCCCGTACACGATGACGATGATCGGCTTCGCGTTCGGCAACGTGGTGGTGGGCCGCATCGTCGACCGGTTCGGCATCACGGTCGCGCTCCTCGTCGCCACCGGCTTCCTTGGGATCGGCTACGCGGCGACGGCGATCGCGAGCCACGTTCTCCTCGTCTACGCGCTGCATATCCTCATCGGGATCGGTACCGGGGCGTGCTTCGGCCCGCTCCTCGCCGACATTTCCCACTGGTTCTCGAAGCGGCGCGGCATCGCCGTCGCGCTGGTCGCGAGCGGGAACTACATTGCTGGCGCCTTCTGGCCCATGGTCCTCAGCGGCATCCTCTCGGCGAGCGGGTGGCGCGGCGTCTACGGCGCGCTCGCGATCATCGTCGTCGTGACGCTGGTGCCGCTGGGCCTCGCGCTGCGCCGGCGGGTACCGGCGGCGACGATGGCGCACTCCGACGCCCTCTCGGCGGCGCGGCGCCGGTCGGTCGACCTCTCGCTCGTCACTCTGCGCAACCTTCTCGCGGTCGCCGGCATCGGCTGCTGCGTGGCGATGTCGATGCCGCAGGTCCACATGGTCTCGCTGGCGGTCGACCTCGGCTGCGCGCCCGTCGTCGGAGCGCAGATCCTGTCGGTGATGCTGATCGGCGGCGTCATCTCGCGCATCATCTTCGGCGCGGTGGCCGACACGCTCGGCGGCGTGCGCACGCTGCTCATCGGCTCGACGCTGCAGTGCTTCGCGCTCGCGCTCTACCTTCCGTTCGACGGCGTGGTGTCGGGGCTCTTCGTGGTCAGCTTCGTGTTCGGCCTCTCCCAGGGCGGCATCGTGCCGTCCTACGCGGTGATCGTGCGGGAATACTTCCCGGCGCGGGAGGCGGGGACGATGATCGGCTTCATCCTGATGGCGACGATCTTCGGCATGGCGCTCGGCGGGTGGATGTCCGGCTACATCCGCGACGTCGCCGGCTCGTACGACATGGCCTTCCTGAACGGCATCGCCTTCAACGTCCTCAACATGGTGATCATGCTGCTGATCCTCAGCAAGACGCGCACGCCGCGGCAGCGGGCGGTGGGGATGCCCGCGCCGGTCCAGGTGCCATGA
- a CDS encoding globin family protein yields the protein MTPEKVALVQESFKKVAPIAETAADIFYGRLFEQNPELTSLFPAEMAEQKKKLMKTLGVAVSNLHQVDTIVPVVEALGVKHVAYGVRDEHYDAVGAALLYTLEKGLGDAWTAELKDAWTETYVLVSTVMKNAAHKAEAEAVVVAVPKRGFFSRLFG from the coding sequence ATGACCCCCGAGAAAGTTGCGCTGGTCCAGGAGAGCTTCAAGAAGGTCGCGCCGATCGCCGAGACGGCCGCCGACATCTTCTATGGACGGCTGTTCGAGCAGAACCCCGAGCTGACGTCGCTGTTTCCGGCCGAGATGGCGGAGCAGAAGAAGAAGCTGATGAAGACCCTCGGCGTCGCGGTGTCGAACCTCCACCAGGTGGACACGATCGTCCCCGTGGTCGAGGCGCTCGGCGTCAAGCACGTCGCCTACGGCGTCAGGGACGAGCACTACGACGCCGTCGGCGCCGCGCTCCTCTACACGCTCGAGAAGGGTCTCGGCGACGCCTGGACGGCGGAGCTGAAGGACGCGTGGACCGAGACCTACGTCCTCGTCTCCACCGTCATGAAGAACGCCGCGCACAAGGCTGAGGCCGAGGCGGTGGTGGTGGCGGTGCCTAAGAGGGGCTTCTTCTCCCGCCTCTTCGGCTGA
- a CDS encoding Tll0287-like domain-containing protein: MGIKRFKVMAAAGLVAAGIAMPTAIVAQSIDAKDVADMLHAVMESDRTVYTKMVVNRLANEEGVIKASEFFHDDKALPLPAQMFRFGSELVADKTDKFFYSLLSLWPVNKQNGATTEVEKEGLQAVADDPDEPFYAEETLGDQTYLTAVYADVAVAPACVSCHNAHKDSPRTDFELGDTMGGVVIRIPIDG; the protein is encoded by the coding sequence ATGGGAATAAAGCGCTTCAAGGTCATGGCCGCGGCGGGTCTCGTCGCGGCGGGCATCGCAATGCCCACGGCGATCGTCGCCCAGAGTATCGACGCCAAGGATGTGGCCGATATGCTCCATGCGGTCATGGAGTCGGACCGGACCGTCTACACGAAGATGGTGGTCAATCGGCTCGCCAACGAAGAAGGCGTGATCAAGGCGTCGGAATTCTTCCACGACGACAAGGCACTGCCGCTGCCCGCGCAGATGTTCCGCTTCGGCTCCGAGCTGGTCGCCGACAAGACGGACAAGTTCTTCTACTCGCTTCTCTCACTGTGGCCGGTCAACAAGCAGAACGGCGCGACCACCGAGGTGGAGAAGGAAGGGCTCCAGGCGGTCGCGGACGACCCGGACGAGCCATTCTACGCTGAGGAAACCCTCGGCGATCAGACTTACCTCACCGCCGTCTACGCGGATGTCGCCGTCGCGCCGGCCTGCGTCTCCTGCCACAACGCGCACAAGGACTCCCCGCGCACCGATTTCGAGCTCGGCGACACGATGGGCGGTGTCGTGATCCGCATTCCCATCGACGGCTGA